One genomic window of Luteitalea pratensis includes the following:
- a CDS encoding sigma-54-dependent transcriptional regulator, with translation MATARGTILVIDDEEVMREVLEALLAREGYDVRLAVNGLEGLELARAHSFDAAIVDVMMPGMDGLTVLNELKAMDEDLPVVMVTAYQSVETALTAMKRGAFDYIAKPFKNDEVAAVLRNAVERTRLSRENRILKQNLQTHGSKFANIIGRSSKMRQVFDLVIQAAPSRSTVLVNGESGTGKELVARALHNNSLRAEKAFVTVNSGNLPPDLLESNLFGHVKGAFTGAVAPKKGLFEVADKGSIFFDEIGNVPLETQAKLLRVIQEREFMRLGGVDTIKVDVRIIAATNVDLRTMVDDGRFREDLYYRLHVITVNLPPLRARKEDIPLLVQHFLEKYGEENNRRELELAPEALDLMLDYDWPGNVRELENVIERAVVLCPGSRIGPDLIPDTVRITRRFQIPNFVLPPEGISFKEVTGDFERRLIETTLEAAGGVQKRAAELLHIKPTTLNEMIKRYDIRPRRKKGQADEPEPVR, from the coding sequence ATGGCCACTGCCAGGGGAACGATTCTCGTCATCGACGACGAAGAGGTGATGCGCGAGGTGCTCGAAGCCCTGCTCGCGCGCGAAGGTTACGACGTGCGCCTTGCCGTGAACGGCCTGGAAGGACTCGAGCTGGCCCGGGCCCACTCCTTCGACGCCGCCATCGTCGACGTGATGATGCCGGGCATGGACGGCCTGACGGTCCTCAACGAGCTGAAGGCGATGGACGAGGATCTCCCCGTCGTCATGGTGACCGCGTACCAGTCGGTGGAAACGGCACTCACGGCGATGAAGCGGGGCGCCTTCGACTACATCGCCAAGCCGTTCAAGAACGATGAAGTCGCGGCCGTCCTGCGCAATGCCGTCGAGCGGACGCGGCTGTCGCGCGAGAACCGCATCCTCAAGCAGAACCTCCAGACGCACGGCAGCAAGTTTGCCAACATCATCGGCCGCAGCAGCAAGATGCGGCAGGTGTTCGACCTCGTGATCCAGGCGGCGCCGAGCCGATCCACCGTGCTCGTCAACGGCGAAAGCGGCACCGGCAAGGAACTGGTGGCGCGCGCGCTGCACAACAACTCGCTGCGCGCGGAGAAGGCCTTCGTCACCGTCAACTCCGGGAACCTGCCACCGGATCTGCTCGAGAGCAACCTGTTCGGGCACGTGAAGGGCGCCTTCACGGGAGCCGTCGCGCCGAAGAAGGGCCTGTTCGAGGTCGCCGACAAGGGCAGCATCTTCTTCGACGAGATCGGCAACGTCCCACTCGAGACGCAGGCCAAGCTGCTGCGCGTGATCCAGGAGCGCGAGTTCATGCGCCTCGGCGGCGTGGACACGATCAAGGTGGACGTGCGCATCATCGCGGCGACCAACGTCGACCTGCGCACGATGGTGGACGATGGACGGTTCCGCGAGGATCTGTACTACCGCCTGCACGTGATCACGGTGAACCTGCCGCCCTTGCGGGCGCGCAAGGAAGACATCCCGCTGCTGGTCCAGCATTTCCTCGAGAAGTACGGCGAGGAGAACAACCGTCGTGAGCTCGAGTTGGCTCCCGAGGCGCTCGACCTGATGCTCGACTACGACTGGCCCGGCAACGTCCGTGAACTCGAGAACGTGATCGAGCGGGCTGTGGTGCTGTGCCCCGGATCCCGGATCGGGCCGGACCTGATTCCTGACACCGTCCGCATCACGCGCCGCTTCCAGATCCCCAACTTCGTGCTGCCGCCGGAGGGCATCTCCTTCAAGGAGGTCACGGGTGATTTCGAGCGCCGACTGATCGAGACGACGCTCGAAGCTGCCGGCGGCGTCCAGAAGCGGGCCGCCGAACTGCTCCACATCAAGCCCACCACGCTGAACGAGATGATCAAGCGCTACGACATCCGTCCCCGGCGCAAGAAGGGCCAGGCCGACGAGCCGGAACCGGTACGGTAG
- a CDS encoding MBL fold metallo-hydrolase: MTELALLFRQITDPGLSQYTYLVGCERTGEALLIDPERDIDRYDRIAAEEGMRIAVVAETHIHADFLTGVREYAERPDVRVVLSKAGPPDWQYAWIGAGHAAYTLVGDGDHFTVGSIDVEVRHTPGHTPEHIVFVVTDRGSGADIPMGVASGDFLFVGDVGRPDLLESAAGAVGSMRPAAEQLQVSLGVVSTWPDFMQVWPGHGAGSACGKALGAVPWSTIGYERRFNGALTLAAESRTGFVEAILSGQPEPPPYFARMKQLNRDGVPLLGTLPRPRELSVAETVADPSLLVLDTRADRVAFMDAHLPGSLHAPATRQFTTATGAFVEPSASIVLVALEDQLDDLARQLVRIGLDRIEGWIPVDAFDAWHAHGGATSSIVRIGFPEAVPPGTDSVWVDVRGAEEFAADHVPGAIQIAQSRLAVEYGRIPRTHPVTVHCATGGRAALASAYLQRLGFDVRYVDDDFSRWRTSN, translated from the coding sequence GTGACGGAGCTTGCGTTGCTATTCCGCCAGATCACCGACCCCGGGCTTTCGCAATACACCTATCTCGTCGGCTGCGAGCGCACGGGTGAGGCGCTGCTGATCGATCCGGAACGCGACATCGACCGTTACGACCGCATCGCGGCCGAGGAGGGCATGCGCATCGCGGTGGTCGCCGAGACCCACATCCACGCCGACTTCCTCACTGGCGTGCGCGAGTACGCCGAACGTCCCGACGTGCGGGTCGTGCTCTCGAAGGCCGGGCCCCCGGACTGGCAGTACGCGTGGATCGGCGCCGGCCACGCGGCCTACACGCTGGTCGGCGACGGCGATCACTTCACCGTCGGCTCGATCGACGTGGAAGTGCGGCACACACCAGGCCACACGCCCGAGCACATCGTGTTCGTCGTGACCGATCGCGGGAGCGGGGCCGACATCCCGATGGGCGTCGCCAGCGGCGACTTCCTCTTCGTGGGAGACGTGGGCCGACCCGATCTGCTCGAGTCGGCCGCGGGTGCTGTCGGCTCGATGCGTCCAGCGGCCGAGCAACTGCAGGTCTCGCTGGGGGTGGTATCGACCTGGCCGGACTTCATGCAGGTCTGGCCCGGGCACGGGGCAGGCAGCGCATGCGGCAAGGCCCTGGGCGCGGTGCCGTGGTCCACCATCGGCTACGAGCGCCGCTTCAACGGCGCGCTGACGCTTGCCGCCGAGTCCAGGACCGGCTTCGTCGAGGCGATCCTGTCGGGCCAGCCGGAACCCCCACCCTACTTCGCGCGGATGAAACAGCTCAATCGTGACGGCGTGCCGCTGCTCGGCACGCTGCCGAGGCCGCGCGAGCTGAGCGTCGCCGAGACTGTCGCGGACCCGTCCCTGCTGGTACTCGACACCCGCGCCGACCGTGTCGCGTTCATGGACGCACACCTGCCCGGCAGCCTGCATGCACCCGCGACCAGGCAGTTCACGACCGCAACCGGCGCCTTCGTCGAACCGTCGGCGTCCATCGTGTTGGTGGCCCTCGAGGACCAGCTCGATGACCTCGCGCGGCAACTCGTGCGGATCGGCCTGGACCGCATAGAAGGCTGGATCCCCGTGGACGCATTCGACGCGTGGCACGCGCATGGCGGGGCCACGTCGTCAATCGTAAGGATAGGCTTCCCGGAAGCCGTGCCTCCCGGGACGGACAGCGTCTGGGTGGACGTGCGCGGGGCCGAGGAGTTCGCGGCCGATCACGTCCCCGGCGCGATCCAGATCGCCCAGAGTCGGCTGGCGGTGGAATACGGTCGCATCCCGCGCACACATCCCGTCACGGTGCACTGCGCGACGGGTGGTCGCGCCGCACTGGCGAGCGCCTACCTGCAGCGGCTCGGCTTCGACGTGCGCTACGTGGACGACGACTTCAGTCGATGGCGCACGTCAAACTAG